A window of the Glaciimonas sp. CA11.2 genome harbors these coding sequences:
- the kefC gene encoding glutathione-regulated potassium-efflux system protein KefC, with product MEKSLLLNALIYLAAAVVAVPIAKRLGLGAVLGYLLAGMVIGPWGLRLIDGVEDILHFSEFGVVLLLFLIGLELEPKRLWSLRRPIFGWGGTQVGIVTLALFGAAIGFGADWKTALIASLGLSLSSTAIVLATLSERKLTATPAGSAGFAILLFQDIAAIPMIAIVPLLGVAAVQGSDAGWLSAAKAVAVIATLIFGGRFLVRPLIRMIAKTGLREIFTAFALLLVIATGLLMEWVGMSMALGAFLAGVLLADSEYRHALETDLEPFKGLLLGLFFIAVGMSVDFGVFLAQPWLVLGLVAGFLLIKISVLYILSKLFKIARAQQFLFALLLSQGGEFAFVVFGAAAAAKVFTQETSSLLVVVVALSMVTTPLLLIFYDKVVLPYFVSTRQRPDDVIDDNENLVIIAGFGRFGQIVGRLLHANQVSMTVLDHDPDQIDLLRKFGFKVFYGDATRIDLLRTAGVAKARLLVVAIDDIDGSLRLIAAVRRAYPLLPIAARARNITHYYDLMDLGVTVIERETFDSALQLGRQALQQLGFGPSRAEQAAIKFRAHNLQTVHDIYPHHKDQQQMVSLARQARAELEEMFAHDQMIRNNEIAIGGETGKDPDADDGRD from the coding sequence ATGGAAAAAAGTCTCTTACTCAATGCATTAATCTATTTGGCCGCAGCTGTCGTCGCAGTACCGATTGCCAAGCGCCTAGGACTAGGGGCGGTCCTAGGTTATCTGTTGGCGGGTATGGTAATTGGACCTTGGGGTCTGCGCCTGATCGATGGCGTTGAAGATATTTTGCATTTTTCTGAGTTCGGCGTAGTTCTGCTGCTCTTTTTGATCGGACTGGAACTTGAGCCTAAACGTTTGTGGTCATTGAGGCGGCCAATTTTCGGTTGGGGCGGTACGCAGGTTGGTATCGTCACGCTAGCGCTATTTGGCGCAGCAATCGGCTTTGGTGCTGACTGGAAAACCGCACTCATCGCCTCGCTTGGGTTATCGCTATCATCCACCGCTATCGTGCTCGCCACGCTGTCAGAGCGTAAATTGACAGCCACGCCTGCAGGTTCTGCTGGATTCGCGATACTGTTGTTTCAGGATATTGCCGCGATTCCGATGATTGCGATTGTTCCCTTGCTAGGGGTCGCCGCGGTCCAAGGCAGCGATGCCGGTTGGCTGAGCGCTGCTAAGGCTGTTGCTGTAATCGCTACACTGATTTTTGGTGGCCGTTTTTTGGTACGACCTCTGATACGCATGATCGCCAAAACCGGCCTGCGAGAAATTTTCACGGCATTTGCCTTACTCCTGGTGATCGCGACTGGATTACTGATGGAGTGGGTCGGCATGTCGATGGCATTGGGCGCATTTTTAGCTGGTGTTTTGCTGGCCGATTCTGAATACCGACACGCCTTGGAAACCGACCTGGAACCTTTCAAGGGCTTGTTACTTGGCTTGTTTTTTATTGCAGTAGGGATGTCCGTAGATTTCGGCGTATTTCTTGCGCAGCCATGGTTAGTACTCGGCTTGGTCGCAGGTTTTTTACTTATCAAAATAAGCGTGCTATATATCCTCAGCAAGCTATTCAAAATCGCCCGAGCCCAACAATTTTTGTTCGCACTATTGCTATCCCAAGGCGGCGAATTTGCTTTCGTCGTATTTGGTGCGGCTGCCGCAGCCAAGGTCTTCACACAGGAGACTTCCTCACTCCTGGTGGTGGTCGTGGCGCTCTCAATGGTCACCACACCCTTATTGCTAATTTTTTATGACAAGGTCGTCTTGCCGTATTTTGTGTCAACGCGCCAGCGGCCCGATGACGTCATCGACGACAACGAAAATCTTGTCATCATTGCTGGGTTTGGACGCTTCGGACAAATTGTAGGACGCTTGCTGCACGCCAATCAGGTCAGCATGACGGTGCTTGACCATGACCCTGATCAGATCGATTTATTACGTAAATTCGGCTTCAAAGTTTTTTACGGTGACGCTACCCGCATCGATTTGTTACGCACGGCGGGCGTCGCCAAAGCGCGCCTGCTGGTAGTTGCCATTGATGATATTGACGGCAGCTTGCGATTGATCGCTGCAGTTCGACGCGCTTATCCTTTGCTGCCGATTGCGGCGCGTGCACGCAATATTACCCACTATTACGATTTGATGGACCTTGGCGTCACTGTTATTGAGCGCGAAACCTTCGACTCCGCCTTACAACTTGGTCGACAAGCTTTACAACAACTGGGCTTCGGTCCATCGCGCGCGGAGCAAGCTGCGATAAAATTTCGTGCACACAATTTACAAACCGTGCATGATATTTATCCGCATCATAAAGATCAGCAACAGATGGTTTCGTTAGCAAGGCAAGCGCGTGCCGAACTTGAAGAAATGTTCGCGCACGATCAGATGATTCGCAATAACGAAATTGCAATTGGTGGTGAAACAGGCAAGGATCCGGATGCGGACGATGGGCGCGACTGA
- a CDS encoding class I SAM-dependent methyltransferase: MQLQLPEASIEAQHASRLLHNLIAAEIRHYDGWISFARYMELALYAPNLGYYSGGAAKLGKDGDFTTAPEITPLFGATLAQLSTELITATDATLAPQMLEFGAGTGQLAFDILTELHANGFSLDAYYIVELSAELRARQEQKLSVFRQVQWLDRLPASFSGVVIGNEVLDAMPVEMLVRGEQTWMQRGVGLEEVTDSVGEAQFVYVDRLANPSLVEQIPGADDLAVGYLTEVHPVAIGFMHSVAAMLNAGSGGVAIFLDYGFPAAEYYLGQRDQGTLMCHYRHHAHPDPFYWPGLQDVTAHVDFTAMAVAAIHGGMDVLGYTCQAAFLLDAGIAELLLRTPPENALQYLPQANAVQKLISPAEMGELFKVLIVGKQAIFPARFGRNDRCHKL, translated from the coding sequence ATGCAACTGCAACTACCCGAAGCTTCTATCGAAGCGCAGCACGCGTCACGCTTGCTGCACAACCTCATTGCCGCCGAAATCCGTCATTATGATGGCTGGATTTCATTCGCTCGTTATATGGAGTTGGCGTTATACGCACCAAACCTCGGTTATTACAGCGGTGGCGCAGCAAAACTGGGTAAAGACGGTGATTTTACAACCGCACCGGAGATTACGCCGCTTTTTGGCGCAACACTTGCGCAATTATCCACAGAACTGATCACTGCGACAGACGCAACGTTAGCGCCGCAGATGCTGGAGTTCGGCGCCGGTACCGGGCAATTGGCCTTTGATATCCTGACCGAATTGCATGCCAATGGGTTTAGTCTTGACGCATATTACATCGTTGAGCTGTCGGCCGAGTTGCGCGCACGGCAAGAGCAGAAGCTGAGTGTCTTTAGGCAAGTGCAGTGGCTGGATCGGTTGCCAGCGTCTTTTTCAGGCGTGGTGATCGGTAATGAAGTGTTGGATGCGATGCCGGTTGAGATGCTGGTACGGGGCGAACAGACCTGGATGCAGCGCGGAGTTGGCTTAGAAGAGGTGACGGATTCAGTCGGTGAGGCGCAGTTCGTCTATGTTGATCGGTTAGCAAATCCATCGTTGGTGGAGCAAATCCCAGGCGCTGATGACTTGGCGGTTGGCTATTTGACAGAAGTCCATCCGGTAGCAATCGGTTTTATGCACTCGGTAGCCGCAATGTTGAACGCCGGTTCTGGTGGTGTGGCGATATTCCTCGATTATGGATTTCCTGCGGCTGAATATTATTTGGGACAGCGCGATCAAGGCACGCTGATGTGCCACTATCGTCACCACGCACACCCAGATCCATTTTATTGGCCGGGTTTGCAGGATGTGACGGCCCATGTTGACTTTACCGCGATGGCCGTCGCCGCCATTCATGGTGGCATGGATGTGTTGGGGTATACCTGCCAGGCGGCTTTTCTACTTGATGCAGGGATTGCCGAATTGTTGTTGCGGACCCCGCCGGAAAATGCCTTGCAGTATTTACCTCAGGCGAATGCGGTTCAAAAATTAATATCTCCGGCTGAGATGGGTGAATTATTTAAGGTGTTGATTGTAGGGAAGCAAGCAATTTTTCCGGCCCGCTTTGGACGCAATGATCGTTGCCACAAATTGTGA
- a CDS encoding SDR family NAD(P)-dependent oxidoreductase has translation MNYSPTRPLLNAKVALVTDASNPLGSIISRALAQQGWDLALHYGDAQPPALLLKLVKECENLGHRVHLISADLADETQVKSLIPRIIVALGSLTCVVNNAARVVADVAADFSASHLERHMRTNLAAPILLAQSLHATTAEGAQAVVINLLDQKLFNPAPDFLSYTLSKAALQKATDLLALALAPRVRVVGIAPALNLDAPGLTLTLDAATTADDFAASICFIASSTAVTGTTLLIDGGAHLRARSGNRNVIVPTTASALSAT, from the coding sequence ATGAATTACTCTCCCACACGGCCGCTATTAAACGCCAAAGTAGCACTTGTTACCGACGCCTCGAATCCACTCGGCAGCATCATTTCGCGCGCGCTGGCACAACAAGGGTGGGACCTTGCCCTACATTACGGGGATGCACAGCCACCGGCATTGCTGCTGAAGCTCGTCAAAGAATGCGAAAATCTGGGTCATCGCGTGCATCTCATCAGCGCCGATCTAGCCGATGAAACACAGGTTAAGTCGTTGATCCCACGGATCATTGTCGCCCTTGGAAGCCTAACGTGCGTGGTCAATAACGCAGCCCGTGTTGTGGCTGATGTTGCCGCCGATTTTTCAGCCTCACACCTGGAACGGCATATGCGCACCAATTTAGCCGCGCCAATTCTATTGGCGCAATCGTTGCATGCAACCACTGCTGAAGGAGCGCAAGCGGTGGTCATTAATTTATTAGACCAAAAACTGTTTAATCCCGCACCTGACTTTTTATCTTACACATTGTCAAAAGCGGCACTTCAAAAGGCGACAGACTTGCTGGCCCTGGCGCTGGCACCAAGGGTACGCGTGGTTGGCATTGCCCCGGCGCTCAATCTTGATGCTCCCGGTTTGACTCTCACATTGGACGCTGCCACGACCGCGGATGACTTTGCCGCCAGCATCTGTTTTATCGCCAGTTCGACCGCCGTTACCGGCACCACTTTGCTGATCGACGGCGGCGCGCATTTGCGCGCTCGTTCAGGAAATCGGAATGTCATTGTCCCGACCACAGCATCTGCACTATCGGCGACCTGA
- a CDS encoding ArsC/Spx/MgsR family protein has product MITIYHHPRCPFSREALHLIEEISARENLILEIIDYQQLPLSIPQLINLQKKLGLPISAMLRNQDPKYTKLKLSKADDSQLLQALVDYPKLLQRPIVEYQNRAVIAQPSAVVETLFETSGKAKPRSKSAAAAAVTVADVVPAPPSAE; this is encoded by the coding sequence ATGATCACAATTTATCACCATCCTCGCTGCCCGTTTTCGCGCGAAGCACTTCACCTGATCGAAGAAATTTCGGCCCGTGAAAACCTTATCCTCGAGATAATCGACTATCAGCAACTACCGTTGAGTATCCCGCAGCTGATTAACTTGCAAAAGAAATTAGGCCTTCCGATCAGTGCCATGTTGCGCAATCAGGATCCAAAGTACACAAAACTCAAGCTCTCCAAGGCTGACGACTCCCAGCTATTACAAGCACTCGTTGATTATCCAAAATTGCTACAGCGCCCCATCGTGGAATATCAAAATCGTGCCGTCATCGCACAACCATCCGCAGTGGTAGAGACATTATTTGAAACCTCGGGGAAAGCAAAACCCCGGTCAAAATCTGCGGCTGCGGCTGCGGTTACCGTTGCGGATGTGGTCCCGGCACCACCTTCGGCAGAATAA
- a CDS encoding DUF2905 domain-containing protein encodes MIRWVLVIFLAVIVLSSALPWLEKMGIGRLPGDVRFKLFGKVFSLPFASTILISTVVFLLARFL; translated from the coding sequence ATGATTCGTTGGGTTTTAGTAATTTTTCTTGCGGTAATTGTATTGTCCAGCGCTCTGCCATGGTTAGAAAAAATGGGCATCGGACGCTTGCCTGGAGACGTCCGATTTAAGCTGTTTGGCAAAGTATTCTCGTTGCCATTTGCCTCGACGATTCTGATTTCGACAGTCGTATTTTTGCTCGCACGATTTCTGTAG